Proteins encoded in a region of the Haloarcula sp. CBA1129 genome:
- a CDS encoding site-specific DNA-methyltransferase yields MTEDSAVTELMDSDPYYNAEGGSAFHGNSKELLKELPDNSIDLIVTSPPFALQHQKEYGNEDQEGYNDWFMEFIPEVRRVLQPHGSFVVEIGGAFKRGWPERSPYQFELLNRLVDEDEGQMHLAQDFYWYNPAKLPNPIEWVNVRKIRVTDAVTHIWWLTPEINKESAVEEGEHPHPEANNQRVLQEYSDSQKELMETGEYNDGKRSSGWNIDSESFANENEGSIPDNFLAGADAEAILNRLDEVSAEEFLEWIMGSDEFEDASAGDLLRRLGMGGRTADNVIEASNTASNTHYLSMCRKFGFDSHPARFPRQIPEFFIDYLTPNPPYDDWDRSYLDRPVVLDIFGGSNLTGSIAQQKGRYWMAFEQEEKYLETSQFRFLTEDEIKKRLDEDQSDFGDFAEVGDD; encoded by the coding sequence ATGACTGAGGACTCTGCCGTAACGGAACTGATGGACTCTGACCCTTACTACAATGCAGAAGGAGGGTCGGCTTTCCATGGGAATAGCAAGGAGCTTCTAAAAGAACTCCCTGACAACAGCATCGACCTGATCGTTACCTCGCCTCCCTTTGCTCTTCAGCACCAGAAGGAGTACGGCAACGAGGATCAGGAAGGGTACAACGATTGGTTCATGGAGTTTATTCCTGAAGTTCGTCGTGTACTCCAGCCCCACGGGAGCTTTGTAGTCGAAATCGGGGGCGCATTCAAACGAGGATGGCCTGAGCGGTCTCCATATCAATTCGAGCTACTGAATCGGCTCGTTGACGAGGATGAAGGCCAGATGCATTTGGCTCAAGATTTTTACTGGTATAACCCGGCCAAACTTCCGAATCCGATTGAATGGGTCAACGTCCGAAAGATTCGGGTTACGGATGCAGTGACTCACATCTGGTGGCTCACGCCGGAGATCAACAAGGAATCCGCCGTCGAGGAGGGCGAACATCCTCATCCAGAAGCGAACAACCAGCGTGTCCTACAGGAATACTCCGATTCCCAGAAGGAGCTGATGGAGACTGGAGAGTACAACGACGGCAAGCGTAGTTCTGGATGGAACATCGATTCGGAGTCCTTCGCAAATGAAAACGAGGGGTCGATCCCTGACAACTTCCTCGCAGGAGCCGACGCTGAAGCCATTCTGAATAGGCTTGACGAAGTTTCTGCTGAGGAATTCTTGGAATGGATTATGGGGTCGGATGAATTCGAGGACGCTTCTGCTGGAGATCTACTTCGAAGGCTCGGGATGGGTGGTCGAACAGCAGACAACGTGATTGAGGCGTCGAACACGGCGAGCAATACGCACTATCTCTCGATGTGCCGGAAGTTCGGATTCGATTCTCACCCTGCTCGCTTCCCTCGCCAGATCCCCGAATTCTTCATCGACTACCTGACGCCGAACCCGCCCTACGACGACTGGGACCGAAGTTATCTTGATCGGCCCGTCGTCCTCGATATCTTCGGCGGGTCGAACCTCACGGGCAGTATTGCGCAACAGAAAGGGCGTTACTGGATGGCGTTTGAACAGGAAGAAAAGTATCTTGAGACCTCTCAGTTCCGCTTCCTGACGGAAGACGAGATCAAGAAGCGGTTAGACGAAGACCAGTCCGACTTCGGAGATTTCGCTGAAGTTGGTGACGACTAA
- a CDS encoding restriction endonuclease, translating to MARHDTDLPFGDAFSPAQLHTDDDRTELSVVLEMAKEYEGQEDEFDEAIRETFFPGDVDTTRAKNVRLGMKDRGYKITDEDFYFTELGDELHELRDDPDALYDRFAKHILRNLHGLKGIEIVEDLEAEGRKTVNDNVKEEFKQQYDFHIDETSNHWSQMRAWMSEAGVVNKGTHRYDIDRTRIEELIGVDSEDIVELDGLTEQQQAFLRALALIDPPGEVKSRTVKRIAEHAYGVNISQSNISRRTLDPLEEAGYIEWEHVSGKPNLIETTDKFDAEILKPVLDDLSERVGVPRHVLRLSFDEVMEELDSDSTHEKGVALETLTVKTGRLLGLEFVGWRVRGRKTGGSEVDVVMDEIDTTFNRWQIQCKNTKSQLESKQISREVGIARILQTNTILMIARGGISQDAKQYANQVMRHENIAIMFLTGDDIEEFDDNTDHLLTVLRGEARRIHNIKRLDRREVEQEDGMDLIDREDEALEEFEDELDFDQDQPSLDDYTPDEDEDSED from the coding sequence ATGGCCCGTCACGACACCGACCTCCCATTCGGAGATGCGTTCTCTCCAGCGCAACTCCACACTGACGATGACCGAACGGAGCTTTCTGTCGTTCTGGAAATGGCGAAGGAGTACGAAGGACAGGAAGACGAATTCGATGAAGCAATTCGAGAGACCTTCTTCCCCGGTGATGTTGATACGACCCGAGCGAAGAACGTCAGGCTCGGAATGAAGGATAGAGGGTACAAAATTACTGATGAGGACTTCTACTTCACCGAACTGGGCGACGAACTCCACGAGCTTCGAGACGACCCAGATGCCCTATACGACAGGTTTGCCAAACACATCCTACGAAACCTTCATGGACTGAAGGGAATCGAGATCGTCGAGGATCTGGAGGCTGAAGGACGGAAGACAGTCAACGATAACGTCAAAGAGGAATTCAAACAGCAGTACGATTTCCACATTGACGAGACCTCGAACCACTGGAGCCAAATGCGGGCGTGGATGTCCGAGGCGGGCGTTGTAAACAAAGGAACGCACCGCTACGATATTGACCGCACTCGGATTGAGGAACTGATTGGCGTCGATTCGGAGGATATTGTAGAGCTTGATGGATTAACCGAGCAACAGCAGGCATTCCTCCGTGCATTGGCTCTAATCGACCCACCGGGAGAAGTGAAGAGTCGGACAGTCAAACGAATCGCTGAACACGCCTACGGAGTCAACATCAGCCAATCCAATATCAGTCGGAGGACGCTCGATCCACTCGAAGAAGCAGGATACATTGAGTGGGAACACGTCTCCGGCAAGCCAAACCTGATTGAGACAACCGACAAGTTCGATGCTGAGATACTGAAACCCGTCCTTGATGATCTCTCAGAGCGTGTCGGTGTTCCTCGCCACGTTCTCAGGCTCTCGTTCGATGAAGTGATGGAGGAACTGGATTCGGACTCGACTCACGAGAAAGGGGTTGCACTCGAAACACTCACGGTAAAGACTGGCCGACTACTCGGATTGGAGTTCGTCGGTTGGCGTGTTCGAGGACGAAAGACAGGCGGTTCCGAAGTGGACGTGGTGATGGACGAGATCGATACCACATTCAATCGCTGGCAGATCCAGTGTAAGAACACTAAGAGCCAGTTGGAGTCAAAACAAATCTCCCGTGAAGTAGGGATCGCCCGGATTCTACAAACGAATACCATCCTCATGATCGCCCGAGGCGGTATCTCTCAGGATGCTAAGCAGTACGCCAACCAAGTGATGAGACACGAGAATATCGCAATCATGTTCCTCACAGGAGATGATATCGAGGAGTTTGACGATAACACCGACCACCTGCTTACGGTCCTGAGAGGCGAAGCCCGCAGAATTCACAATATCAAACGACTCGATAGGCGAGAGGTGGAGCAGGAAGATGGTATGGATCTCATCGACAGAGAGGACGAAGCATTGGAAGAGTTCGAGGACGAGTTAGATTTCGACCAAGATCAACCGTCACTGGACGATTACACCCCTGATGAAGACGAAGATTCAGAGGATTAG
- a CDS encoding ATP-binding protein, which yields MSSDDLSAAYLSEHIGNEGEVPQWVTYVSSERLQYLLRMEQALPVPEESDTFNQLLKNVKSNAINTAIEEDDLTKVSAIKGVSDNSVDATGYGMLLERLEPAAQTLILKGPKGSGKSTKMSDLAWKAMDEDIVEKCMTNLALEGFKDGKFEEADYDVRYSELISDFLEFAKEPGEKVMLLDELSTVANMLTSSNDAQDIFVRVINALRKSEGGSCRIIAIGHQNPTDILPALRNNADGVIEAPNKAGEGIDRANYYKSYDEYQSGDPEFRVRGMQDVSDHSLWGFDDKTFATLELNLDDPENQIKRGQLIDDWEKYQDGGGEPDDTRVYCSHGGEGSQNGCGASSQQYPELLQDDIDCCPYHRDDDGGSSIKESIEAERERAEEYLDEKEGEEDGGKQNEFMDDSDENVDPNAGHTDDYKW from the coding sequence ATGAGTAGTGACGATCTCTCTGCGGCTTATCTGAGCGAGCATATAGGGAATGAAGGCGAAGTTCCACAGTGGGTGACGTATGTATCGTCCGAGAGATTACAGTACCTTCTACGGATGGAACAGGCGCTTCCTGTACCAGAAGAAAGTGACACCTTCAATCAGCTACTGAAGAACGTCAAGTCCAACGCTATCAATACCGCAATAGAGGAAGACGATCTCACGAAGGTCTCTGCGATTAAGGGCGTCTCGGACAACTCTGTGGATGCGACAGGGTACGGAATGCTTCTGGAGAGACTGGAACCAGCTGCTCAAACTCTGATACTCAAAGGTCCGAAGGGATCTGGGAAATCGACCAAGATGTCCGATCTCGCTTGGAAGGCGATGGACGAGGATATCGTAGAGAAGTGTATGACCAATCTTGCCTTAGAGGGCTTCAAAGACGGAAAATTTGAGGAAGCTGACTACGACGTTCGCTACTCAGAACTAATCTCTGACTTCCTCGAATTCGCTAAAGAACCCGGTGAGAAGGTCATGTTGCTGGACGAGCTGTCCACGGTGGCGAATATGCTCACGTCCTCGAACGATGCTCAGGATATTTTCGTCCGAGTTATCAACGCTCTGCGGAAATCTGAGGGTGGTTCTTGTAGGATTATAGCGATTGGCCACCAGAATCCGACCGATATCCTTCCTGCACTTAGAAACAACGCTGACGGTGTAATAGAGGCACCCAACAAAGCTGGGGAAGGGATTGATCGAGCGAACTACTACAAGTCATACGATGAGTACCAGAGTGGAGATCCTGAATTCCGTGTTCGAGGGATGCAGGACGTTTCTGACCACTCTCTCTGGGGATTCGATGACAAGACGTTCGCTACTCTGGAATTGAACCTTGACGACCCTGAGAATCAGATCAAACGAGGACAGCTAATCGACGATTGGGAGAAGTATCAGGATGGCGGTGGTGAGCCTGACGACACGAGAGTATACTGTTCTCACGGTGGAGAGGGCTCACAGAATGGTTGTGGGGCTTCGAGTCAGCAATACCCCGAACTACTCCAAGATGACATAGATTGCTGTCCATACCACCGAGACGACGATGGTGGTTCGAGTATCAAAGAGTCCATAGAAGCCGAGCGAGAGCGGGCTGAGGAGTATTTAGATGAAAAAGAAGGCGAAGAGGACGGTGGGAAACAAAACGAGTTCATGGACGATTCAGACGAGAATGTAGATCCGAATGCGGGTCATACCGACGACTACAAATGGTGA
- a CDS encoding PKD domain-containing protein, whose protein sequence is MDAGSDFSGNESSATTVSYNSTGAQITEGGSYTSTAFSLNESADTFEYNVSSLGANATLELYDASDDSLINSKEVSATGSGSFDVSSSSATSVYVVIDVPDDGDTTSGETTTVDSVSLVAANDAPTADFSDSDNQASAGVSESVTLDASASSDPDDADTISYEWDLDGDGTFDDATGSTATVSESSTGTYEYDVRVSDGNGATDSATFTLTVEENTGGGGSGSVPSNGVLAIIGAFAAVFIVISTLLAVQD, encoded by the coding sequence ATGGACGCTGGATCTGATTTCAGCGGGAACGAGAGTTCAGCAACTACAGTTAGCTACAACAGCACAGGAGCGCAGATCACGGAGGGTGGATCGTACACATCCACAGCCTTCAGTCTGAACGAATCTGCTGACACATTCGAATACAATGTGTCCTCGCTTGGGGCGAACGCTACACTGGAACTTTACGATGCATCTGACGACTCGCTGATTAACAGCAAGGAGGTCAGTGCAACTGGTAGTGGTTCCTTCGATGTGTCCTCGTCCTCAGCTACATCCGTGTACGTTGTAATCGACGTACCTGATGATGGAGACACAACCTCCGGCGAGACTACAACAGTTGACTCTGTTTCCCTCGTCGCAGCCAATGACGCTCCTACAGCTGACTTCTCTGACAGCGATAATCAGGCGTCTGCTGGTGTAAGCGAGTCCGTCACCCTCGACGCTTCGGCGTCCAGTGATCCCGACGACGCTGATACGATCAGCTACGAATGGGATCTCGATGGCGACGGAACCTTCGATGACGCTACAGGCTCCACAGCAACTGTCTCAGAGTCCAGCACAGGTACTTACGAATACGATGTTCGGGTCAGTGACGGAAACGGAGCTACTGACTCTGCCACCTTTACTCTCACAGTTGAAGAGAATACTGGAGGTGGAGGATCTGGTAGCGTTCCGTCGAACGGCGTTCTCGCAATCATCGGTGCATTCGCTGCTGTCTTCATTGTGATAAGCACTCTCCTCGCAGTTCAGGATTAG
- a CDS encoding PKD domain-containing protein, producing MKYSKTKYATIGAALILAAVVMVAPVAAATTVFTWDTGTEFENNASSTSGTVNYTSTGIELVEDTGTMTGATYTSQTVSVGPESGQELSYTFDQVETATTITVYDASDDTVITSKEIGIYSNLSGSITWTGTSDIYVEVDMPHGDSNDTAESSTLDSLELVSSSTNSAPTADFQDSDNASTVTTDTSVTIDASASSDPDGDSLTYAWDTNNDGTYGDESGGSSITVSESSAGTYNYSVQVSDGNGGTDTATYTLTVNETGSMKLSLSDYTSGDTPKGDTTIELTQTDSNGSTTVVGTKTMSDSDADNSVTFSGYASGEDYSFNVQNPNYDNVVVGPVTNTAGTTDTRSYSLDRTMGSIEVNATTSAEGDVSHADMEVVNTDTGSTVDDPIAAQMPYTKSDIWVGYTYDVTVTAQGGFTGYSTDEKTKTFSPSSSTTSKTYNLTVQNYFPTADFQDSDNASTVETGTTVTLDASASTDPDGDSLTYAWDLDGDGNYDEATGETVTVSESSSGTYKYEVEVEDGNGGYDYATYTLTVNEPPTGTLEISGVTDSNGDSLSSFDYTVTRVSDGTEVASVTGASAPVTETVESQYDYDVSVSKSGYDSVTKTYTISENSTTSNSFTLSQISGSAEITVEDWNGDLLADGDATVGLWDGEQIASQSAGSDGVATFSDIPTGTYDVEITHPDRPDSFGTVTISENTTATKTIQFETPMKSFDIVVEDSSGSELDSFDYTVSQDGTAYTSGISENGAAVKLADIEYGTYTFEASSDGYETSTKTATVDEDKYEVVLTLSESTTDDTSGDGSDNTGGGSGSASSNNILVVIGVFVLVFVIIMLFLAVRDQEE from the coding sequence ATGAAATATAGCAAAACGAAATATGCCACAATAGGTGCAGCTCTCATCCTCGCCGCCGTGGTGATGGTTGCACCTGTTGCTGCTGCGACTACAGTGTTCACATGGGACACAGGAACAGAATTCGAAAACAACGCTTCATCTACCTCTGGGACGGTGAATTACACTTCTACTGGAATAGAACTGGTTGAAGACACTGGCACTATGACTGGTGCTACATACACGTCTCAAACGGTATCTGTAGGCCCTGAGTCTGGTCAAGAACTCTCCTATACATTCGACCAAGTAGAGACTGCGACTACTATAACGGTATATGACGCTTCTGACGATACTGTAATCACGTCTAAAGAGATAGGGATTTACAGCAATCTCTCTGGCTCTATCACGTGGACAGGCACATCCGATATCTATGTTGAAGTGGATATGCCTCATGGCGATAGTAATGATACAGCAGAGTCAAGTACTCTGGATTCGCTCGAACTCGTCTCGTCTTCCACTAACTCTGCACCTACGGCGGATTTCCAAGATTCAGATAACGCCTCTACGGTAACGACTGACACTTCTGTTACCATCGACGCTTCGGCCAGTAGTGATCCTGATGGAGATAGCCTGACCTACGCATGGGACACCAATAATGATGGAACCTATGGAGACGAGTCTGGTGGTAGCTCGATCACGGTCTCTGAGTCTTCAGCTGGGACATACAACTACTCGGTTCAGGTGAGTGATGGCAATGGAGGTACTGATACGGCAACGTACACCCTGACGGTTAATGAAACAGGCTCCATGAAGCTCTCACTCTCCGACTATACTTCTGGAGATACCCCGAAGGGCGATACGACTATAGAGCTTACTCAGACGGACTCTAACGGATCTACAACAGTTGTAGGGACGAAAACGATGTCGGACTCGGACGCCGATAACTCCGTTACGTTTAGTGGGTACGCAAGTGGTGAGGATTACTCGTTCAACGTCCAGAATCCGAATTACGACAACGTAGTGGTCGGTCCAGTGACGAACACAGCAGGAACGACTGATACCCGGTCTTACAGTCTTGATCGAACAATGGGTTCAATCGAAGTTAACGCTACGACGAGTGCAGAAGGCGACGTTAGCCACGCAGATATGGAAGTCGTGAATACTGATACTGGATCTACGGTTGATGATCCAATCGCCGCCCAGATGCCGTACACTAAGAGTGATATCTGGGTTGGTTACACCTACGATGTTACTGTGACGGCACAAGGGGGATTTACTGGCTACTCGACCGATGAGAAGACTAAGACGTTCAGTCCATCTTCGAGTACAACGTCTAAAACCTACAACCTAACCGTCCAGAATTACTTCCCTACAGCGGATTTCCAAGACAGCGACAATGCGTCCACAGTAGAAACGGGAACGACTGTAACATTAGACGCCTCCGCCTCTACAGATCCCGATGGAGATAGCTTGACCTACGCATGGGATCTCGATGGCGACGGTAACTACGACGAGGCCACTGGAGAAACTGTGACGGTCTCTGAATCCAGTAGTGGAACGTACAAATACGAGGTAGAAGTAGAAGACGGCAATGGTGGATATGACTACGCAACCTACACGCTTACCGTCAATGAACCACCGACTGGAACACTTGAAATCAGTGGTGTGACGGACTCTAATGGTGACTCTCTAAGTAGTTTCGACTACACAGTTACGAGAGTTTCAGACGGTACAGAGGTGGCCTCTGTGACGGGAGCATCTGCACCAGTTACGGAAACTGTAGAATCCCAGTACGACTACGATGTAAGTGTCTCCAAGAGCGGGTATGATTCAGTCACGAAGACGTACACGATCTCGGAAAACAGCACGACTTCCAATAGTTTCACTCTATCGCAGATTTCAGGAAGTGCTGAGATCACCGTCGAGGACTGGAACGGCGACCTTCTCGCTGATGGTGATGCTACTGTCGGGCTGTGGGATGGTGAACAAATAGCGAGTCAGTCTGCTGGTTCTGACGGTGTAGCGACGTTCTCGGATATACCTACAGGAACATACGATGTAGAAATCACTCATCCTGACCGACCAGATTCATTCGGTACAGTAACCATCTCAGAAAATACGACTGCCACGAAAACGATTCAGTTCGAGACCCCCATGAAGTCATTCGATATTGTGGTTGAAGATAGCAGTGGGTCGGAACTCGATTCCTTCGACTACACAGTATCGCAAGACGGTACGGCGTACACGAGCGGGATTAGCGAGAATGGTGCTGCTGTAAAGTTAGCTGATATAGAATATGGCACGTACACATTTGAGGCGTCATCAGACGGCTATGAAACCAGTACTAAGACTGCTACAGTAGACGAGGATAAATATGAGGTCGTCTTAACCCTATCCGAGTCCACTACTGACGACACAAGTGGAGATGGTTCTGACAATACAGGTGGAGGATCTGGGAGTGCTTCATCGAATAATATTCTCGTTGTAATTGGGGTGTTCGTCTTAGTATTCGTCATAATAATGTTATTCCTCGCAGTTCGAGATCAGGAAGAGTAG
- a CDS encoding IS5 family transposase, with product MSKISRFTSNVVQLAKNAVGERGEVAAPEGGGGFAEYAVVSLHCLRVYLGKSYREALDLLSEMPQILGKIGLDAADLPDHSTLVKWFDRIKTELWRVLLRLSAQLHEPSDHAAIDATFFDRENASKHYCRRTNYRVQTLKATALVDTESQAILDVHCTTEKRHDTQLGWQVARRNAGDLASLAADKGYDWMDLREKLREEGVRPLIKHREFQPIDHAHNARIDGPQYRQRAMCETVFSTIKRTLGDTVRARTWYGEFRELVLMCVVHNIKQSLKP from the coding sequence ATGTCGAAAATTTCCCGCTTCACGAGCAATGTCGTTCAGTTAGCTAAAAATGCTGTTGGTGAGCGAGGCGAAGTCGCCGCCCCCGAAGGGGGTGGCGGCTTCGCCGAGTATGCGGTGGTGTCGCTGCACTGTCTGCGGGTTTACCTAGGAAAGTCCTACCGAGAAGCACTTGATTTGCTGAGCGAGATGCCACAAATACTTGGGAAGATCGGCCTTGACGCGGCCGATCTCCCCGATCACTCCACGCTAGTCAAGTGGTTTGACAGAATCAAAACCGAACTCTGGCGAGTGCTGCTGCGCCTGTCGGCGCAGCTGCACGAGCCAAGCGATCACGCCGCTATCGATGCGACGTTTTTCGACCGCGAAAACGCTAGCAAACACTACTGTCGGCGGACGAATTACCGGGTTCAGACGCTCAAAGCGACAGCTCTCGTCGACACAGAAAGCCAAGCGATTCTAGACGTTCACTGTACGACTGAGAAACGCCACGACACACAGCTCGGCTGGCAGGTCGCCCGACGCAACGCGGGCGACCTCGCCAGCCTCGCTGCGGACAAAGGCTATGACTGGATGGATTTACGCGAAAAACTCCGCGAAGAGGGCGTAAGACCGTTGATCAAACATCGTGAGTTCCAGCCCATCGATCACGCGCATAACGCGCGGATCGATGGACCTCAATACCGCCAACGAGCGATGTGTGAGACCGTTTTCTCCACGATTAAGCGCACGCTCGGCGACACCGTGCGTGCGCGAACTTGGTACGGCGAATTTCGTGAACTCGTCTTGATGTGTGTCGTTCACAACATCAAGCAGTCTCTGAAACCGTGA
- a CDS encoding GAF domain-containing protein, with the protein MGGELTVAFDLDSFEAVTQQLMTAESEREICEIAMSGISSVFDVPLGALWLYDSDASELQLAASTERADEVFDWPVTYRPGNSLSWEAFEQDEVRTYSELNDEQRQYNENSPVSSEIILPLAEYGVINIGSLTPVTFDGETVRLARMYATHVQAALQKAEREHDLRVQRDRMEGSGESLESVDFDR; encoded by the coding sequence ATGGGTGGGGAGTTAACAGTCGCATTCGACCTCGATTCGTTCGAGGCCGTCACACAGCAGTTGATGACTGCGGAGTCTGAGCGTGAGATCTGCGAGATCGCAATGTCGGGTATCTCGTCTGTGTTCGACGTGCCACTCGGAGCGCTGTGGCTGTACGACAGCGACGCTTCGGAACTGCAGTTGGCGGCGTCGACGGAGCGGGCGGACGAGGTATTCGACTGGCCGGTTACCTACCGACCCGGCAACAGCCTCTCGTGGGAGGCGTTCGAGCAAGACGAAGTTCGGACGTACTCCGAACTCAACGATGAGCAGCGCCAGTACAACGAGAACTCGCCCGTCAGCAGCGAGATTATCCTGCCACTTGCTGAGTACGGTGTCATCAACATCGGCTCGCTTACCCCCGTTACGTTTGACGGCGAAACGGTTCGACTCGCCCGGATGTACGCGACGCACGTTCAGGCGGCACTGCAGAAGGCCGAGCGCGAACACGACCTCCGCGTCCAGCGCGACCGGATGGAAGGCTCTGGTGAATCGCTGGAAAGCGTCGACTTCGACCGTTAG
- a CDS encoding dihydropteroate synthase has translation MRTVEIDGLPVGDGHPTRVMSVLNMSSNSGYKPSVYLDPVEAADAIEENLVPAGADIIDVGLQSANPKYESKPVEMEKDRLEAVAPLVDELDADVPLSLETRYAEVAEEAIGHGFDLINDVCGFADPEMKGVVEDHDMPVVKMASPPDLSRPGALKTIDDLFEALQRDGFTDKTIIDPAFGGWYDGKEFEDNWEMFRRLREFRAFDRPMLTATNREDFLGDLADQPETENQLAVSLAAATMEVERGAHIIRTHDTRETHDVVKVADALGDERTTRAETEPGPTVAELTDVTLREVARHQSLGETVAGGTDDAATLTFLLGDLTDDARASLRAVAEVTDVVVVEKDSGSLYVGGSAAALKVVTDSLAEDGHRDLAGELRASLSRRV, from the coding sequence ATGCGAACGGTCGAAATCGACGGCCTCCCGGTGGGTGATGGCCACCCGACACGCGTCATGAGCGTGCTGAACATGAGTTCGAACTCCGGGTACAAGCCGAGCGTGTATCTGGACCCCGTGGAAGCCGCCGACGCTATCGAGGAGAACCTCGTCCCCGCCGGTGCGGACATCATCGATGTCGGTCTCCAGTCGGCGAACCCCAAATACGAGTCCAAGCCGGTCGAGATGGAGAAAGACCGGCTCGAAGCGGTCGCGCCGCTCGTCGACGAACTCGACGCCGACGTGCCGCTCTCGCTCGAAACCCGCTACGCCGAGGTCGCCGAGGAAGCTATTGGCCACGGCTTCGACCTCATCAACGACGTCTGTGGCTTCGCCGACCCGGAGATGAAAGGCGTCGTCGAGGACCACGACATGCCGGTCGTCAAGATGGCCAGCCCACCGGACCTCTCACGGCCCGGCGCGCTGAAGACTATCGACGACCTCTTCGAGGCGCTCCAGCGGGACGGGTTCACGGACAAGACCATCATCGACCCGGCCTTCGGCGGCTGGTACGACGGCAAGGAGTTCGAGGACAACTGGGAGATGTTCCGCCGCCTCCGGGAGTTCCGCGCCTTCGACCGACCGATGCTCACCGCGACCAACCGCGAGGACTTCCTCGGCGATCTGGCCGACCAGCCCGAGACGGAGAACCAGCTCGCGGTGTCGCTGGCCGCCGCAACGATGGAGGTCGAACGCGGGGCCCACATCATCCGCACACACGACACCCGCGAGACCCACGACGTGGTCAAGGTCGCCGACGCGCTCGGCGACGAACGGACGACCCGCGCTGAAACTGAACCCGGCCCGACCGTCGCAGAGTTGACCGACGTGACGCTGCGCGAGGTGGCCCGCCATCAGTCCCTCGGCGAGACGGTCGCCGGCGGCACCGACGACGCCGCGACGCTCACGTTCCTGCTTGGCGACCTGACCGACGATGCCCGTGCGAGCCTCCGAGCTGTCGCCGAGGTGACTGACGTGGTCGTCGTCGAGAAAGACAGCGGTAGTCTCTACGTCGGCGGTTCCGCGGCTGCGCTGAAAGTCGTCACCGACAGCCTCGCCGAGGATGGCCATCGGGACCTCGCCGGCGAACTGCGAGCGTCCCTGTCCCGTCGCGTGTAG
- a CDS encoding TrkA family potassium uptake protein: MTSTLDIIIAGGGRVGFQTAEILADRGHNVTIIERDERMVSDIADQWIATVIHGDATNPDIIEQAGIERADAVAALTGETGLNLAVCLAAAELTPEIRTVARIDRTGGEAYTRFVDAVVFPERAGSRVAANEILGSDVQTLADVTGTLDIMHIRVADGAPAAGKALSDVRFPEGALVVSDDNGERIARADTTLTPGSRYVVAVEPDVVDEVLNLMRG, encoded by the coding sequence ATGACTAGCACTCTCGACATTATCATCGCTGGCGGTGGACGCGTCGGCTTCCAAACAGCTGAGATACTCGCCGACCGCGGTCACAATGTGACCATTATTGAACGCGATGAGCGGATGGTCTCGGATATCGCTGATCAGTGGATCGCGACGGTTATCCACGGTGACGCAACGAATCCGGATATCATCGAACAGGCAGGCATTGAGCGAGCGGACGCCGTTGCCGCGCTTACCGGTGAGACCGGGCTGAATCTCGCAGTCTGTTTAGCTGCTGCGGAGTTGACGCCCGAGATCCGGACAGTAGCGCGTATCGACCGCACAGGGGGCGAGGCATACACCCGGTTTGTCGACGCGGTAGTCTTCCCGGAACGGGCCGGTTCGAGAGTGGCAGCAAACGAAATCTTGGGGAGCGATGTCCAGACGCTTGCCGACGTGACTGGCACTCTCGATATCATGCACATCCGCGTCGCTGATGGCGCTCCAGCCGCCGGAAAAGCCCTCTCAGACGTACGGTTCCCCGAAGGGGCCCTCGTCGTGTCCGACGATAACGGCGAGCGAATCGCCCGTGCAGACACGACACTGACACCCGGCAGTAGATATGTCGTCGCTGTTGAACCCGACGTCGTCGATGAGGTGCTGAATCTGATGCGCGGCTAG